Proteins encoded in a region of the Candidatus Nitrosomarinus catalina genome:
- a CDS encoding cupredoxin domain-containing protein, producing MSATTSSHAYGIGVIALIIGMGAVLVFYTSFWLPESLEKPSVDIHILEPTENFIISIAQGAATEGNPSYVPNKPTITLTIDNHVIWMNDDDTPHTVTADHRHMDSYSGEFGSAGVVMPGESYEFIFTEPQELHYHCDPHPWMIGSLVVEKSRF from the coding sequence TATGGTATTGGTGTAATTGCATTAATTATTGGAATGGGTGCTGTACTTGTATTTTATACTTCATTTTGGCTTCCAGAATCTTTAGAAAAACCTTCTGTCGATATCCATATTTTGGAACCAACTGAAAATTTCATTATTAGCATTGCACAAGGTGCAGCAACAGAAGGAAACCCTAGTTATGTTCCAAACAAACCTACGATCACATTAACGATAGATAATCATGTGATTTGGATGAATGATGATGATACTCCTCACACTGTTACTGCAGATCATAGACACATGGATTCGTATAGTGGTGAATTTGGTTCTGCAGGAGTTGTAATGCCAGGAGAATCATATGAATTCATTTTCACAGAACCTCAAGAACTTCATTATCACTGTGATCCACATCCATGGATGATTGGCTCTTTAGTTGTAGAAAAAAGTAGGTTCTAG
- a CDS encoding DNA-3-methyladenine glycosylase family protein produces the protein MKNKFTIDIDNSINSGQVFLWKKIKKNWYGIDGQNILKISQGGKIESIQNTKTDFFRKNDDIQKIIKSISKDKTVKKAIRQYEGLRLFNQDPFQCMISFIISSNSNIQKIKNSLEKISKKFGTKLVVQNEEFYLFPRPEKIARASIDEIKICGVGYRAPFIKEAAKMVTSKKINFEYLKNSDYNETKRNLRLIPGVGNKVADCIMLFSLNKLDAFPLDTWMIKILEKYYSNEFHIETKTITEKQYEILHKKIVDYFGQYCGYAQQFLFKMERENYEKKWL, from the coding sequence ATGAAAAATAAATTCACTATAGACATAGATAATTCAATTAATAGTGGTCAAGTTTTTCTGTGGAAAAAAATTAAAAAGAATTGGTATGGAATAGATGGTCAAAATATATTAAAAATCAGTCAAGGAGGTAAAATTGAATCAATTCAAAATACAAAAACAGATTTTTTTAGAAAAAATGATGATATTCAAAAAATAATTAAATCAATTTCAAAAGATAAAACAGTAAAAAAAGCTATAAGGCAGTATGAAGGATTAAGACTTTTCAATCAAGATCCTTTTCAATGTATGATTTCTTTTATTATTTCATCAAATTCTAATATTCAAAAAATTAAAAACAGTTTAGAAAAAATTTCAAAAAAATTCGGTACTAAATTGGTTGTACAAAATGAAGAATTTTATTTATTTCCAAGACCTGAAAAAATTGCAAGAGCATCAATAGATGAAATTAAAATTTGTGGAGTAGGATACAGAGCTCCATTTATCAAAGAGGCAGCAAAAATGGTCACTTCAAAAAAAATTAATTTTGAATATTTAAAAAATAGTGATTATAATGAAACAAAAAGAAATCTCAGGTTAATTCCAGGAGTAGGAAATAAAGTGGCAGATTGCATTATGTTATTTTCATTAAATAAATTAGATGCATTTCCATTAGATACGTGGATGATTAAAATTTTAGAAAAGTATTATTCAAATGAATTTCACATTGAAACAAAAACAATTACAGAAAAGCAATATGAAATACTTCATAAAAAAATTGTAGATTATTTTGGTCAATATTGTGGATATGCTCAGCAATTTTTATTTAAAATGGAAAGAGAAAATTATGAAAAAAAATGGCTGTAA
- a CDS encoding MBL fold metallo-hydrolase: MEVQVLGAANEVGRSGFLVDCNGTKLLLDYGVMFGKRGSPPQYPLHVKPKDLDAIIITHAHLDHSGNVPSLFVSGNTDVYATPPTFDLSKLLINDMLKIEKNSHPFDLPELNNMMKNAKEIGFKQKVTKGNATFEFRESGHVIGGSTVLVESEKKKLFYTGDIKTNGSRMLREMDTDIGEIDLLITESTYAKTEQIPRKTSEQQLIEFANEVMDRKGILFIPSFSVERSQEMACILRSANFKHKIIMDGMALKVNEIMFKNPDYLRDPKIFAEAIKSSTAIREHAERKRAMGEPCVVISPAGMLVGGNAVYYLQQLSFDSKNGIALVSYQGDGTPGKKLLDTGKVSTRGKDLNVQAEVKQFQFSGHADRKELFEMIKTIKGNPKVWAVHGDSESCQIFAQEIHEQFGLEAYAPMVNDKITI; encoded by the coding sequence TTGGAAGTACAAGTATTAGGTGCTGCAAATGAAGTAGGCAGATCAGGATTTTTAGTGGACTGTAATGGTACCAAATTATTATTAGATTATGGGGTAATGTTTGGGAAAAGAGGTTCACCCCCACAATATCCATTACATGTTAAACCTAAGGACCTAGATGCAATCATAATTACTCATGCTCATTTAGATCATTCCGGAAACGTTCCATCATTATTTGTAAGTGGGAATACAGATGTTTATGCAACTCCACCAACATTTGATCTTTCAAAATTGTTGATTAATGATATGTTAAAAATTGAAAAAAATTCACATCCATTTGACTTGCCTGAATTAAATAACATGATGAAAAATGCAAAAGAAATTGGATTTAAACAAAAAGTAACAAAAGGAAATGCAACTTTTGAATTCAGAGAATCAGGTCACGTTATTGGTGGAAGTACAGTTTTAGTAGAATCAGAAAAAAAGAAGTTATTCTATACAGGAGACATTAAAACAAATGGTTCAAGAATGTTACGAGAAATGGATACAGACATAGGGGAAATAGATTTACTAATCACAGAAAGCACATATGCTAAAACAGAACAAATACCTAGAAAAACATCAGAACAACAATTAATTGAATTTGCAAACGAAGTAATGGACAGAAAAGGAATATTGTTTATTCCATCATTTTCAGTTGAACGTTCTCAAGAAATGGCATGCATTTTACGAAGTGCAAATTTTAAACATAAAATCATAATGGATGGAATGGCATTAAAAGTAAATGAAATAATGTTTAAAAATCCAGATTACCTTAGAGATCCAAAAATATTTGCTGAAGCAATTAAAAGTTCAACTGCAATTAGAGAACATGCAGAAAGAAAGCGTGCAATGGGCGAACCATGTGTTGTAATTTCACCAGCTGGAATGCTAGTTGGAGGAAATGCAGTATACTACTTACAACAATTATCATTTGACAGTAAAAATGGAATTGCATTAGTTTCATATCAAGGTGATGGCACACCAGGGAAAAAACTACTAGATACAGGAAAAGTATCAACTAGAGGAAAAGATCTTAATGTTCAAGCAGAAGTAAAACAATTCCAATTTTCAGGCCATGCAGATAGAAAGGAGTTATTTGAAATGATTAAAACAATTAAAGGAAATCCAAAGGTTTGGGCAGTTCACGGAGATTCAGAATCATGTCAAATATTTGCTCAAGAGATTCATGAGCAGTTTGGTTTAGAGGCATACGCTCCAATGGTTAATGACAAAATAACCATTTAA
- a CDS encoding ATP-binding protein, whose amino-acid sequence MPIAILPDIDEQRCIGCALCVEICTTLGPDVLRVKPVEGWKRGKAFVFYPERCISDGACIGVCPTKSIFWMRPMNYTAGQPVPLHKNGIFIKGWAEDAAL is encoded by the coding sequence ATGCCAATAGCAATACTTCCAGACATTGATGAACAAAGATGTATCGGATGTGCACTATGTGTAGAAATCTGTACAACTCTTGGTCCTGATGTCCTTAGGGTAAAACCTGTTGAAGGCTGGAAGAGAGGTAAAGCATTTGTTTTCTACCCAGAAAGATGTATTTCTGATGGTGCATGCATCGGTGTATGCCCAACAAAATCAATCTTTTGGATGAGACCAATGAATTACACTGCTGGACAACCAGTACCTCTTCACAAAAACGGTATCTTCATCAAAGGTTGGGCAGAAGACGCAGCACTTTAA
- the tgtA gene encoding tRNA guanosine(15) transglycosylase TgtA, whose amino-acid sequence MFQISKTDLAGRIGIMYTNHGKINTPAFVPVIHPVKQTIPSKKIKEIGFDVVITNAYITKNNYGDEAVKKGIHKIIDFDKSIMTDSGGYQVLEYGDLEVLPPDMANFETGILTDFAIPLDKPTGYGLPIKKAESYVKHTLKVCKQTLDDSKDNGQIWIGPIQGGEHFDLVSKSTKGLIDMGFKMLALGSPVEFMESYEYRLLAQMIVSAKKQMPESVPLHLFGAGHPLTIPFAIALGCDSFDSASYMLYAKQLRYITEDGTRYLSDIEIFPCNCEICSKYTPEKLRQLEETTKINELAIHNLYAIKLEVDKVKQAIHEGRLWEYVIKKARAHPKLFEMIDVMTENYEFLGLGTPKFKERAIFLYDKYDQFRPEIQSFHNIVRKFKSKKKRLLITKESSTKPGYLSPEYLALKKKVKDFDSFQVCQYSPHLGLIPIEISDMFPASHHVASRIKYIPEEFTEFEKTWEEFFNKNKFLEIHYNKKDEFLKYFVKILPKEIKKKSFG is encoded by the coding sequence TTGTTTCAAATTTCTAAAACAGATCTTGCTGGAAGAATAGGAATCATGTACACAAATCATGGTAAAATTAACACACCTGCATTTGTTCCTGTAATTCATCCAGTAAAACAAACAATTCCATCAAAAAAAATTAAAGAAATTGGATTTGATGTTGTGATCACAAACGCATACATTACAAAAAATAATTATGGCGATGAAGCAGTAAAAAAAGGAATTCACAAAATAATTGATTTTGATAAGTCAATTATGACAGATTCTGGCGGATATCAAGTATTAGAATACGGTGACTTAGAAGTTCTACCACCTGATATGGCAAACTTTGAGACAGGAATATTAACAGATTTTGCAATACCACTAGATAAACCAACAGGATATGGATTACCAATTAAAAAAGCTGAATCGTATGTAAAACATACTTTGAAAGTTTGTAAACAAACTCTTGATGATAGTAAAGATAATGGGCAGATTTGGATTGGTCCTATTCAAGGTGGCGAACATTTTGATCTAGTATCAAAATCAACTAAAGGGTTAATCGACATGGGTTTCAAAATGTTAGCATTGGGAAGTCCTGTTGAATTTATGGAATCTTATGAATATAGATTGCTAGCACAAATGATTGTATCTGCTAAAAAACAAATGCCAGAATCAGTTCCACTACATCTTTTTGGAGCTGGTCATCCACTTACAATACCGTTTGCCATAGCTTTAGGATGTGATTCATTTGATTCAGCTTCATACATGCTGTATGCTAAACAACTGAGATACATTACAGAAGATGGGACACGATATTTATCAGATATTGAAATATTTCCTTGTAATTGTGAAATATGTAGCAAGTATACTCCTGAAAAATTACGACAATTAGAAGAAACAACAAAAATTAACGAATTAGCAATTCATAATTTGTATGCAATCAAACTAGAAGTGGATAAAGTAAAACAAGCTATTCATGAAGGAAGATTATGGGAATATGTGATAAAAAAAGCCAGAGCCCATCCTAAATTATTTGAAATGATAGATGTGATGACTGAAAATTATGAATTTTTAGGTTTAGGAACTCCAAAATTCAAAGAAAGAGCAATTTTCCTGTATGATAAATATGATCAATTTCGTCCAGAAATACAATCATTTCACAATATTGTTAGAAAATTCAAATCCAAGAAAAAGAGATTATTGATTACTAAAGAATCCAGTACTAAACCAGGATATCTATCTCCAGAATATTTGGCATTAAAAAAGAAAGTGAAGGACTTTGATTCATTTCAAGTATGTCAATACAGTCCTCATCTAGGATTAATTCCAATTGAGATTTCAGATATGTTTCCTGCATCACATCATGTAGCATCCAGAATTAAATATATTCCAGAAGAATTTACAGAATTTGAAAAAACTTGGGAAGAGTTCTTTAACAAAAATAAATTTTTAGAGATACATTATAACAAAAAAGATGAATTTTTAAAATATTTTGTAAAAATATTGCCAAAAGAGATTAAGAAAAAATCATTCGGGTAA
- a CDS encoding adenylate kinase family protein translates to MSIVITGNPGVGKHTITKKISKKMNLSIIDINVIAKDSEVMEKRENTNDVDTQKLAIIVKEMKLDEKIVVGHLAPYVLEKNQVKKIIILRRNPYHLESVYKERDYSENKIKENVGSEILGIITHDTIEKFEEKAFQIDVSEKNIEQVVEKVLQIISEKGNGEQVDWLDLVTKNNDLEKFFTH, encoded by the coding sequence ATGTCAATAGTAATAACTGGAAATCCAGGCGTTGGTAAACATACAATTACAAAAAAAATTTCAAAAAAGATGAATCTGTCAATAATTGATATCAATGTTATTGCAAAAGATTCAGAGGTAATGGAGAAAAGAGAAAATACCAATGACGTGGATACTCAAAAACTTGCCATTATTGTAAAAGAGATGAAATTAGATGAAAAAATTGTTGTAGGCCATTTAGCACCATATGTTTTAGAAAAAAATCAAGTCAAAAAAATCATCATATTAAGAAGAAACCCATATCATTTGGAATCAGTTTACAAAGAAAGAGATTATTCAGAAAATAAAATTAAAGAAAATGTAGGTAGTGAAATTTTAGGGATAATTACTCATGATACAATAGAAAAATTTGAAGAAAAAGCATTTCAAATTGATGTTAGTGAAAAAAACATAGAACAAGTAGTTGAAAAAGTATTGCAAATTATTTCTGAAAAAGGAAATGGTGAACAAGTGGATTGGTTAGATTTGGTAACAAAAAATAACGATTTAGAAAAATTTTTTACTCATTGA
- a CDS encoding redox-regulated ATPase YchF: MQIGLLGKANVGKSTFFSAATETDVASGNFPFTTIEPNVGVAYVQSDCACKHFDLKHENELCVNGTRLIPIKLIDVAGLVPGAHEGKGLGNQFLDDARQAEVLIHVVDIAGTTDIQGQSIPVGTHDPLEDVAFVQDEFDQWFIDILKREWDKITREVDQKRAKLTDGIAKRFSGLGIKDYQVQQVLQKQDLITINPKEWNDSNIENFVKELRKNTKPMIIAANKADLCKDLDIMKKISDTVIPCSAETELLLRKATKAGIINYNSGDKGFKINSEKEIPAPQQKALDLVNTIFSKIESTGIQKILNTAVFDSLNLITVYPVEDETKLTNKDGVILPDTKLLPQDSTAKDLAILIHADIAKGFLHAIDCKTKQRISGEQKLKHGDVIKIVSTLSRG; this comes from the coding sequence ATGCAAATAGGATTACTTGGTAAAGCAAATGTTGGAAAATCAACATTTTTTTCTGCTGCAACTGAAACTGATGTTGCTTCTGGTAATTTCCCATTTACAACAATTGAACCAAATGTTGGTGTGGCATATGTTCAATCAGACTGTGCTTGCAAACATTTTGATCTAAAACATGAAAATGAATTATGTGTTAATGGTACTAGATTGATTCCAATAAAGTTGATTGATGTTGCTGGATTGGTACCAGGTGCACATGAAGGAAAAGGTTTGGGAAATCAATTCCTCGATGATGCAAGACAAGCTGAAGTTTTAATTCATGTTGTTGATATTGCAGGTACTACAGATATCCAAGGTCAATCAATACCTGTTGGAACTCATGATCCTTTGGAAGATGTTGCTTTTGTTCAAGATGAATTTGATCAATGGTTTATTGATATTCTAAAAAGAGAATGGGATAAAATAACTCGTGAAGTGGACCAAAAACGTGCAAAACTTACTGATGGAATTGCAAAAAGATTCAGTGGTTTGGGAATAAAGGATTACCAAGTGCAACAAGTCTTACAAAAACAGGATCTTATCACTATAAATCCAAAAGAATGGAATGATTCCAATATAGAAAATTTTGTTAAAGAACTAAGGAAAAATACTAAACCAATGATAATTGCTGCAAATAAGGCAGATCTTTGTAAAGATCTTGATATTATGAAAAAAATTTCTGATACTGTAATTCCTTGTAGTGCTGAAACTGAATTACTATTAAGAAAAGCCACTAAAGCTGGAATAATTAATTATAATTCTGGTGACAAAGGATTTAAAATTAATTCTGAAAAAGAAATTCCTGCTCCACAACAAAAAGCACTTGATCTAGTTAATACAATTTTTTCTAAAATTGAATCAACTGGAATACAAAAAATTCTAAATACTGCAGTTTTTGATTCATTAAATTTGATTACAGTCTATCCTGTAGAAGATGAAACTAAACTTACTAACAAGGATGGAGTAATTCTACCTGATACAAAATTACTTCCACAAGATTCAACAGCTAAAGATTTAGCAATCTTAATTCATGCTGATATAGCAAAAGGATTTTTGCATGCAATAGATTGTAAAACTAAACAAAGAATCAGTGGTGAACAAAAACTAAAACATGGTGACGTAATCAAAATTGTATCAACATTAAGTCGTGGATAG
- the kae1 gene encoding KEOPS complex N(6)-L-threonylcarbamoyladenine synthase Kae1, with amino-acid sequence MIGLGIESTAHTFSCAIIEKKGKKGKILSDVRKIFRPEAGQGIHPREASRHHIENSPIVLSECLNEANVSVKDLDIISYAAGPGLGPCLRVGAVVARSLSSFYKIPIYPVNHAIGHIELGKLLTGANDPLVLLVSGGHTMLLSFLNKQWRVFGETLDITLGQLLDQFGRSIGFASPCGKNIEELASTSTNYVSLPYSVKGNDVSFSGLLSATKPISEKSKIDACYSLQETAFAMISETVERALSFTSKKELMIVGGVAANKRLSEMLKDVCKRHGAKFFVVPLKYAGDCGSQICWTGLLESQVKKSATLKDTFVTQSWRLDSVIVNY; translated from the coding sequence ATGATTGGTTTAGGAATTGAAAGTACTGCACATACATTTTCTTGTGCAATAATTGAAAAAAAAGGAAAAAAAGGTAAAATTTTATCTGATGTTAGAAAAATTTTTCGACCAGAAGCTGGTCAAGGAATTCATCCACGAGAGGCTTCTCGTCATCATATTGAAAATAGTCCTATAGTATTATCAGAGTGTTTAAACGAAGCAAATGTTTCTGTAAAAGATTTAGATATTATTTCATATGCTGCAGGACCTGGATTAGGACCATGCCTTAGAGTCGGTGCTGTAGTGGCTAGATCTCTATCTTCATTTTACAAAATTCCAATTTATCCAGTAAATCATGCAATTGGCCATATTGAATTAGGAAAATTACTTACAGGAGCAAATGATCCTTTGGTTTTGCTAGTTTCAGGAGGACATACAATGCTTCTATCATTTCTAAACAAACAATGGAGAGTTTTTGGTGAAACATTAGATATTACATTGGGTCAATTACTTGATCAATTTGGCAGATCAATAGGTTTTGCTTCCCCCTGTGGAAAAAATATTGAAGAATTAGCTTCAACATCAACAAACTATGTTTCATTGCCATATTCTGTTAAGGGAAATGATGTATCTTTTTCTGGATTATTATCAGCTACAAAACCTATTTCAGAAAAAAGTAAAATTGACGCTTGTTATTCTCTTCAAGAAACAGCATTTGCTATGATTAGTGAAACAGTGGAACGTGCATTATCATTTACATCCAAAAAAGAATTAATGATTGTAGGTGGAGTTGCTGCAAACAAAAGATTGTCTGAAATGTTAAAGGATGTATGTAAAAGACACGGAGCTAAATTTTTTGTTGTACCATTAAAATATGCTGGAGATTGTGGAAGTCAAATTTGTTGGACAGGACTTTTAGAATCACAAGTTAAAAAAAGTGCTACATTAAAGGACACATTTGTAACTCAGTCTTGGAGATTAGATTCTGTTATAGTAAATTATTGA